Proteins encoded within one genomic window of Brassica rapa cultivar Chiifu-401-42 chromosome A09, CAAS_Brap_v3.01, whole genome shotgun sequence:
- the LOC103843345 gene encoding 60S ribosomal protein L21-1, producing MPAGHGVRARTRDLFARGFRKKGTIPLSTYLRTFKVGEYVDVKVNGAIHKGMPHKFYHGRTGRVWNVTKRAVGVEVNKQIGNRIIKKRLHVRVEHVQQSRCAEEFKLRIRKNDELKAAAKARGETISTKRQPKGPKPGFMVEGMTLETVTPIPYDVVNDLKGGY from the exons ATGCCGGCAGGACATGGAGTTCGTGCTAGAACAAGAGATCTGTTCGCGAGGGGGTTCAGGAAGAAGGGTACAATTCCACTGTCCACCTACCTAAGGACCTTCAAGGTCGGCGAATACGTCGATGTCAAAGTGAACGGTGCGATACACAAGGGTATGCCTCACAAGTTCTACCACGGTCGTACTGGTCGCGTCTGGAACGTTACCAAACGTGCCGTTGGTGTCGAAGTCAACAAACAG attggaaacaggatcataAAGAAGAGGCTTCATGTGCGTGTGGAGCACGTGCAGCAGTCTAGATGCGCGGAAGAGTTCAAACTGAGGATAAGGAAGAACGATGAGCTCAAAGCTGCTGCTAAAGCAAGAGGTGAGACAATAAGCACCAAGAGGCAGCCTAAAGGACCCAAACCAGGATTCATGGTTGAAGGTATGACCTTGGAGACAGTCACTCCTATCCCCTACGACGTCGTCAACGATCTCAAGGGAGGCTATTAG
- the LOC103843346 gene encoding phytochrome A isoform X2 — MSGSRPSQSSEGSSRRSRHSARIIAQTTVDAKLHADFEESGGSSFDYSTSVRVTTPAVENNQPPRSDKVTTTYLHHIQKGKLIQPFGCLLALDEKTFKVIAYSENAPELLTMASHAVPSVGESPVLGVGTDIRSLFTAPSASSLQKALGFGDVSLLNPILVHCRTSAKPFYAIVHRVTGSIVVDFEPVKPYEVPMTAAGALQSYKLAAKAITRLQSLPSGSMERLCDTMVQEVFELTGYDRVMAYKFHEDDHGEVVSEVTKPGLEPYLGLHYPATDIPQAARFLFMKNKVRMIVDCNAKHVKVLQDEKLSFDLTLCGSTLRAPHTCHLQYMANMDSIASLVMAVVVNEEEDGEATTPQKRKRLWGLVVCHNTTPRFVPFPLRYACEFLAQVFAIHVNKEVELENQIVEKNILRTQTLLCDMLMRDAPLGIVSQSPNIMDLVKCDGAALLYKDKVWNLGTTPSEFHLQEIAFWLCEHHADSTGLSTDSLHDAGFPGALALGDSVCGMAAVRISSRDMIFWFRSHTAGEVRWGGAKHDPDDRDDARRMHPRSSFKAFLEVVKTRSLPWKDYEMDAIHSLQLILRNAFKDGESSDVNTNIIHSKLNDLKIDGIQELEAVTSEMVRLIETATVPILAVDSDGLVNGWNTKIAELTGLPVDEAIGKDFLTLVEDSSVEIVQRMLENALEGTEEQNVQFEIKTHLSRTDAGPISLVVNACASKDLHENVVGVCFVAHDLTAQKTVMDKFTRIEGDYKAIIQNPNPLIPPIFGTDESGWCTEWNPAMSNLTGLKREEVVEKMLLGEVFGTQKKSCCRLKNQEAFVNLGIVLNNAVTSEDAEKVPFGFFTRGGKYVECLLCVSKKLDREGAVTGVFCFLQLASYELQQALHVQRLAERTALKRLKALAYIKREIRNPLSGIMFTRKMMEGTEIGPEQRMILQTSGLCEKQLSKILDDSDLESIIEGCLDLEMKEFTLNEVLTASTSQVMMKSNGKSVRVTNETKEEVMSDTLYGDSIRLQQVLADIMLMSVNFTPSGG, encoded by the exons ATGTCAGGCTCTAGGCCAAGTCAGTCCTCTGAGGGCTCGTCAAGGCGATCAAGACACAGCGCTAGGATCATTGCACAGACCACCGTCGATGCAAAGCTCCACGCTGACTTCGAGGAGTCAGGAGGCAGCTCCTTTGATTACTCAACCTCAGTGCGTGTAACTACCCCAGCTGTGGAGAACAACCAGCCGCCGAGGTCCGACAAGGTGACCACGACATATCTCCACCACATACAAAAGGGAAAGCTAATCCAGCCCTTCGGCTGTTTACTCGCCTTGGATGAGAAGACCTTCAAAGTCATCGCGTACAGCGAAAACGCCCCTGAGCTCTTGACAATGGCTAGTCACGCGGTCCCCAGCGTCGGCGAGAGCCCCGTTCTAGGCGTTGGGACGGATATAAGGAGTCTCTTCACTGCTCCTAGTGCCTCTTCGTTGCAGAAGGCACTTGGATTCGGAGACGTCTCTCTTCTGAATCCCATTCTAGTCCACTGCAGGACTTCCGCAAAGCCGTTTTACGCGATTGTGCATAGGGTTACAGGGAGCATTGTAGTCGACTTCGAACCAGTGAAGCCTTATGAAGTTCCCATGACGGCTGCTGGCGCTTTACAATCTTACAAGCTCGCTGCAAAAGCGATCACTAGGCTTCAGTCTTTGCCTAGTGGGAGCATGGAGAGGCTTTGCGATACGATGGTTCAAGAGGTTTTCGAGCTCACGGGCTATGACAGAGTGATGGCTTATAAGTTTCATGAGGATGATCACGGCGAAGTTGTCTCCGAGGTGACGAAGCCTGGTCTTGAGCCTTATCTCGGTCTGCATTATCCGGCCACCGACATCCCTCAAGCGGCTCGGTTTCTCTTTATGAAGAATAAAGTTCGTATGATCGTCGATTGCAACGCAAAACATGTGAAGGTGCTTCAAGACGAGAAGCTTTCCTTTGATCTCACCTTGTGCGGCTCTACCCTTAGAGCGCCGCACACCTGCCATTTGCAGTACATGGCCAACATGGATTCTATTGCATCTCTTGTTATGGCGGTTGTAGTTAAcgaggaagaagatggagaagctACTACGCCTCAAAAGAGGAAGAGACTATGGGGTTTGGTGGTTTGTCACAACACAACTCCTAGGTTTGTCCCCTTTCCTCTCAGGTATGCATGTGAGTTTCTAGCTCAAGTGTTTGCGATACACGTGAACAAAGAGGTGGAGCTGGAGAACCAGATCGTGGAGAAGAACATTCTGCGCACGCAGACTCTCTTGTGCGATATGCTGATGCGCGATGCTCCTCTGGGGATTGTCTCGCAGAGTCCCAATATAATGGACCTTGTGAAATGCGATGGAGCGGCTCTTTTGTATAAAGACAAGGTATGGAATCTTGGAACAACTCCAAGCGAGTTTCATCTACAAGAGATAGCTTTTTGGTTGTGTGAACACCACGCTGATTCAACCGGTCTAAGCACTGATAGCTTGCATGACGCTGGGTTCCCAGGAGCTTTAGCCCTTGGGGATTCAGTATGCGGAATGGCGGCTGTGAGGATATCATCTAGAGACATGATTTTCTGGTTCCGTTCTCATACAGCTGGCGAAGTGAGATGGGGAGGTGCGAAGCATGATCCAGATGATAGAGATGACGCGAGGAGAATGCACCCGAGGTCATCGTTTAAGGCTTTTCTTGAAGTGGTTAAGACGAGGAGTTTACCTTGGAAGGACTATGAGATGGATGCTATACATTCATTGCAGCTTATTCTGAGGAATGCTTTCAAGGATGGAGAAAGTAGTGATGTGAATACTAATATTATTCACTCGAAGCTAAACGATTTAAAGATTGATGGTATACAAGAACTTGAAGCTGTGACTAGTGAGATGGTTCGTTTGATTGAGACTGCTACTGTGCCAATATTGGCGGTTGATTCTGATGGATTGGTTAATGGTTGGAACACGAAAATTGCTGAGCTGACTGGTCTTCCTGTTGATGAAGCGATTGGGAAGGATTTCCTCACACTTGTTGAAGATTCTTCGGTGGAAATCGTTCAGAGGATGTTAGAGAATGCACTAGAAG GAACTGAGGAGCAGAATGTTCAGTTTGAGATCAAGACACATCTGTCAAGAACCGACGCTGGACCAATAAGTTTAGTTGTAAACGCCTGCGCAAGCAAAGACCTCCATGAAAACGTGGTTGGTGTATGTTTCGTAGCCCATGATCTCACCGCACAGAAGACTGTGATGGACAAGTTCACTCGTATCGAAGGCGACTACAAGGCCATCATCCAGAACCCAAACCCTCTGATCCCGCCCATATTTGGAACCGACGAGTCCGGGTGGTGCACGGAGTGGAATCCAGCGATGTCAAATCTAACCGGCTTGAAGCGTGAGGAGGTGGTGGAGAAGATGCTGTTGGGAGAAGTCTTCGGGACGCAGAAGAAGTCGTGCTGTCGTCTCAAGAATCAAGAAGCGTTTGTGAACCTTGGGATTGTGCTTAACAATGCTGTGACCAGTGAGGACGCTGAGAAAGTGCCGTTTGGTTTTTTCACGAGAGGTGGGAAGTATGTGGAGTGTTTGTTGTGTGTGAGTAAGAAGCTTGACAGGGAAGGTGCGGTGACTGGCGTCTTCTGTTTCTTGCAACTTGCTAGTTATGAGCTGCAGCAAGCTCTCCACGTGCAGCGTCTAGCTGAGCGTACTGCGCTGAAGAGACTAAAGGCTTTGGCTTATATAAAAAGAGAGATTCGGAATCCGTTGTCTGGGATCATGTTTACTAGGAAGATGATGGAGGGGACTGAGATAGGACCAGAGCAGAGAATGATCTTGCAAACTAGCGGTTTGTGTGAGAAGCAACTCAGCAAGATTCTTGATGATTCTGATCTTGAAAGCATCATTGAAGGATGCTTGGATCTGGAGATGAAAGAGTTCACCTTAAACGAAGTGTTGACTGCTTCCACAAGTCAAGTAATGATGAAGAGTAACGGAAAGAGCGTTCGTGTAACTAATGAAACAAAGGAAGAAGTAATGTCTGATACTTTGTATGGAGATAGTATTAGGCTTCAACAAGTTCTTGCAGATATCATGCTGATGTCTGTTAACTTCACACCATCTGGAG GATAA
- the LOC103843346 gene encoding phytochrome A isoform X1, translated as MSGSRPSQSSEGSSRRSRHSARIIAQTTVDAKLHADFEESGGSSFDYSTSVRVTTPAVENNQPPRSDKVTTTYLHHIQKGKLIQPFGCLLALDEKTFKVIAYSENAPELLTMASHAVPSVGESPVLGVGTDIRSLFTAPSASSLQKALGFGDVSLLNPILVHCRTSAKPFYAIVHRVTGSIVVDFEPVKPYEVPMTAAGALQSYKLAAKAITRLQSLPSGSMERLCDTMVQEVFELTGYDRVMAYKFHEDDHGEVVSEVTKPGLEPYLGLHYPATDIPQAARFLFMKNKVRMIVDCNAKHVKVLQDEKLSFDLTLCGSTLRAPHTCHLQYMANMDSIASLVMAVVVNEEEDGEATTPQKRKRLWGLVVCHNTTPRFVPFPLRYACEFLAQVFAIHVNKEVELENQIVEKNILRTQTLLCDMLMRDAPLGIVSQSPNIMDLVKCDGAALLYKDKVWNLGTTPSEFHLQEIAFWLCEHHADSTGLSTDSLHDAGFPGALALGDSVCGMAAVRISSRDMIFWFRSHTAGEVRWGGAKHDPDDRDDARRMHPRSSFKAFLEVVKTRSLPWKDYEMDAIHSLQLILRNAFKDGESSDVNTNIIHSKLNDLKIDGIQELEAVTSEMVRLIETATVPILAVDSDGLVNGWNTKIAELTGLPVDEAIGKDFLTLVEDSSVEIVQRMLENALEGTEEQNVQFEIKTHLSRTDAGPISLVVNACASKDLHENVVGVCFVAHDLTAQKTVMDKFTRIEGDYKAIIQNPNPLIPPIFGTDESGWCTEWNPAMSNLTGLKREEVVEKMLLGEVFGTQKKSCCRLKNQEAFVNLGIVLNNAVTSEDAEKVPFGFFTRGGKYVECLLCVSKKLDREGAVTGVFCFLQLASYELQQALHVQRLAERTALKRLKALAYIKREIRNPLSGIMFTRKMMEGTEIGPEQRMILQTSGLCEKQLSKILDDSDLESIIEGCLDLEMKEFTLNEVLTASTSQVMMKSNGKSVRVTNETKEEVMSDTLYGDSIRLQQVLADIMLMSVNFTPSGGQLTVTASLRKDQLGRSVHLAYLEIRITHTGAGLPEFLLNQMFGSEEDVSEEGLSLMVSRKLVKLMNGDVQYLREAGKSSFIITAELAAASK; from the exons ATGTCAGGCTCTAGGCCAAGTCAGTCCTCTGAGGGCTCGTCAAGGCGATCAAGACACAGCGCTAGGATCATTGCACAGACCACCGTCGATGCAAAGCTCCACGCTGACTTCGAGGAGTCAGGAGGCAGCTCCTTTGATTACTCAACCTCAGTGCGTGTAACTACCCCAGCTGTGGAGAACAACCAGCCGCCGAGGTCCGACAAGGTGACCACGACATATCTCCACCACATACAAAAGGGAAAGCTAATCCAGCCCTTCGGCTGTTTACTCGCCTTGGATGAGAAGACCTTCAAAGTCATCGCGTACAGCGAAAACGCCCCTGAGCTCTTGACAATGGCTAGTCACGCGGTCCCCAGCGTCGGCGAGAGCCCCGTTCTAGGCGTTGGGACGGATATAAGGAGTCTCTTCACTGCTCCTAGTGCCTCTTCGTTGCAGAAGGCACTTGGATTCGGAGACGTCTCTCTTCTGAATCCCATTCTAGTCCACTGCAGGACTTCCGCAAAGCCGTTTTACGCGATTGTGCATAGGGTTACAGGGAGCATTGTAGTCGACTTCGAACCAGTGAAGCCTTATGAAGTTCCCATGACGGCTGCTGGCGCTTTACAATCTTACAAGCTCGCTGCAAAAGCGATCACTAGGCTTCAGTCTTTGCCTAGTGGGAGCATGGAGAGGCTTTGCGATACGATGGTTCAAGAGGTTTTCGAGCTCACGGGCTATGACAGAGTGATGGCTTATAAGTTTCATGAGGATGATCACGGCGAAGTTGTCTCCGAGGTGACGAAGCCTGGTCTTGAGCCTTATCTCGGTCTGCATTATCCGGCCACCGACATCCCTCAAGCGGCTCGGTTTCTCTTTATGAAGAATAAAGTTCGTATGATCGTCGATTGCAACGCAAAACATGTGAAGGTGCTTCAAGACGAGAAGCTTTCCTTTGATCTCACCTTGTGCGGCTCTACCCTTAGAGCGCCGCACACCTGCCATTTGCAGTACATGGCCAACATGGATTCTATTGCATCTCTTGTTATGGCGGTTGTAGTTAAcgaggaagaagatggagaagctACTACGCCTCAAAAGAGGAAGAGACTATGGGGTTTGGTGGTTTGTCACAACACAACTCCTAGGTTTGTCCCCTTTCCTCTCAGGTATGCATGTGAGTTTCTAGCTCAAGTGTTTGCGATACACGTGAACAAAGAGGTGGAGCTGGAGAACCAGATCGTGGAGAAGAACATTCTGCGCACGCAGACTCTCTTGTGCGATATGCTGATGCGCGATGCTCCTCTGGGGATTGTCTCGCAGAGTCCCAATATAATGGACCTTGTGAAATGCGATGGAGCGGCTCTTTTGTATAAAGACAAGGTATGGAATCTTGGAACAACTCCAAGCGAGTTTCATCTACAAGAGATAGCTTTTTGGTTGTGTGAACACCACGCTGATTCAACCGGTCTAAGCACTGATAGCTTGCATGACGCTGGGTTCCCAGGAGCTTTAGCCCTTGGGGATTCAGTATGCGGAATGGCGGCTGTGAGGATATCATCTAGAGACATGATTTTCTGGTTCCGTTCTCATACAGCTGGCGAAGTGAGATGGGGAGGTGCGAAGCATGATCCAGATGATAGAGATGACGCGAGGAGAATGCACCCGAGGTCATCGTTTAAGGCTTTTCTTGAAGTGGTTAAGACGAGGAGTTTACCTTGGAAGGACTATGAGATGGATGCTATACATTCATTGCAGCTTATTCTGAGGAATGCTTTCAAGGATGGAGAAAGTAGTGATGTGAATACTAATATTATTCACTCGAAGCTAAACGATTTAAAGATTGATGGTATACAAGAACTTGAAGCTGTGACTAGTGAGATGGTTCGTTTGATTGAGACTGCTACTGTGCCAATATTGGCGGTTGATTCTGATGGATTGGTTAATGGTTGGAACACGAAAATTGCTGAGCTGACTGGTCTTCCTGTTGATGAAGCGATTGGGAAGGATTTCCTCACACTTGTTGAAGATTCTTCGGTGGAAATCGTTCAGAGGATGTTAGAGAATGCACTAGAAG GAACTGAGGAGCAGAATGTTCAGTTTGAGATCAAGACACATCTGTCAAGAACCGACGCTGGACCAATAAGTTTAGTTGTAAACGCCTGCGCAAGCAAAGACCTCCATGAAAACGTGGTTGGTGTATGTTTCGTAGCCCATGATCTCACCGCACAGAAGACTGTGATGGACAAGTTCACTCGTATCGAAGGCGACTACAAGGCCATCATCCAGAACCCAAACCCTCTGATCCCGCCCATATTTGGAACCGACGAGTCCGGGTGGTGCACGGAGTGGAATCCAGCGATGTCAAATCTAACCGGCTTGAAGCGTGAGGAGGTGGTGGAGAAGATGCTGTTGGGAGAAGTCTTCGGGACGCAGAAGAAGTCGTGCTGTCGTCTCAAGAATCAAGAAGCGTTTGTGAACCTTGGGATTGTGCTTAACAATGCTGTGACCAGTGAGGACGCTGAGAAAGTGCCGTTTGGTTTTTTCACGAGAGGTGGGAAGTATGTGGAGTGTTTGTTGTGTGTGAGTAAGAAGCTTGACAGGGAAGGTGCGGTGACTGGCGTCTTCTGTTTCTTGCAACTTGCTAGTTATGAGCTGCAGCAAGCTCTCCACGTGCAGCGTCTAGCTGAGCGTACTGCGCTGAAGAGACTAAAGGCTTTGGCTTATATAAAAAGAGAGATTCGGAATCCGTTGTCTGGGATCATGTTTACTAGGAAGATGATGGAGGGGACTGAGATAGGACCAGAGCAGAGAATGATCTTGCAAACTAGCGGTTTGTGTGAGAAGCAACTCAGCAAGATTCTTGATGATTCTGATCTTGAAAGCATCATTGAAGGATGCTTGGATCTGGAGATGAAAGAGTTCACCTTAAACGAAGTGTTGACTGCTTCCACAAGTCAAGTAATGATGAAGAGTAACGGAAAGAGCGTTCGTGTAACTAATGAAACAAAGGAAGAAGTAATGTCTGATACTTTGTATGGAGATAGTATTAGGCTTCAACAAGTTCTTGCAGATATCATGCTGATGTCTGTTAACTTCACACCATCTGGAGGTCAGTTAACTGTCACAGCTTCCTTGAGGAAAGATCAGCTTGGGAGATCAGTGCATCTTGCTTATTTAGAGATCAG GATAACGCATACCGGAGCTGGTTTACCAGAGTTTTTGCTAAACCAAATGTTTGGGAGTGAGGAAGATGTTTCGGAGGAAGGGTTAAGCTTGATGGTTAGCAGGAAACTGGTGAAGCTGATGAATGGAGATGTTCAGTACTTGAGAGAAGCTGGGAAGTCTAGTTTCATTATCACTGCAGAACTCGCTGCAGCAAGCAAGTAG
- the LOC103843347 gene encoding germin-like protein subfamily 2 member 1, with product MASPTPFLSIFLFFLITVSADPDMLQDLCVADLSSGIKVNGFPCKDAANVTSLDFFSQALANPGLTNNTFGALVTGANVMNLPGLNTLGVSLSRIDYAPGGLNPPHTHPRATEVVYVLEGTLDVGFLTTANKLISRSLKKGDVFAFPKGLVHFQKNNGDVPASVIAAFNSQLPGTQSLGATLFGSTPPVPDEILAQAFQTSSGTVKHIKTRFQPKK from the exons atGGCTTCACCAACTCCATTCCTCtccatcttcctcttcttcctcattACAGTCTCCGCAGATCCTGACATGCTCCAAGACCTCTGCGTCGCTGATCTCTCCTCCg GAATCAAAGTCAACGGCTTCCCTTGCAAAGACGCAGCTAACGTCACATCCCTCGACTTCTTCTCGCAAGCACTAGCGAATCCAGGTCTCACCAACAACACATTCGGTGCCTTAGTCACAGGAGCCAACGTAATGAACCTCCCAGGTCTCAACACGCTCGGTGTCTCCCTCTCTCGCATCGACTACGCGCCAGGTGGCTTAAACCCGCCTCACACTCACCCACGTGCCACCGAAGTCGTCTACGTCCTCGAAGGAACACTCGACGTTGGGTTTCTCACTACGGCCAACAAGCTCATCTCTCGGTCTCTCAAGAAAGGTGACGTGTTTGCTTTCCCCAAAGGACTTGTTCACTTCCAGAAGAACAACGGTGATGTTCCTGCCTCTGTCATCGCTGCTTTCAATAGTCAGCTTCCTGGAACTCAGTCTCTTGGTGCTACTTTGTTCGGTTCTACGCCTCCTGTTCCTGATGAGATCTTGGCTCAAGCCTTTCAGACGTCTTCGGGAACTGTTAAACATATCAAAACTAGGTTCCAACCCAAGAAATGA
- the LOC103843348 gene encoding transcription factor MYB61-like isoform X1: MRHSCCYKQKLRKGLWSPDEDEKLLNHITHHGHGCWSSVPKHAGLQRCGKSCRLRWINYLRPDLKRGAFSQDEENLIVELHAVLGNRWSQIAAKLPGRTDNEIKNLWNSNIKKKLKQRGIDPNTHKPISEVDRDKPTTSSNDHMSLSSSSATNQDFFHVRPSDFSDYFNANLGLSVESSLCSMVPVQFSTGNMDGSVFQTHSCVKPSISFPPDNSSSTDHAAPNWEFQTNNTSSFTDNGGFTWSVPNLSPSLVKPNHNFEELKWSEYLNTPISLPVFVKSEADYLANVSSLADPWSQSQNESLSTPEASDVFCKDLQRTAVSFGQSL, from the exons ATGAGACATTCTTGCTGTTATAAACAAAAGCTGAGAAAAGGGCTTTGGTCTCCAGATGAAGACGAGAAGCTTCTCAACCACATCACCCATCACGGTCATGGCTGCTGGAGCTCTGTTCCTAAACATGCCG GTTTGCAGAGATGTGGTAAAAGTTGCAGATTGAGATGGATCAATTACTTGAGACCTGATTTAAAGAGAGGAGCTTTCTCTCAAGACGAAGAGAATCTCATCGTTGAGCTTCATGCAGTTCTTGGAAACAG atgGTCACAGATTGCAGCTAAACTACCGGGAAGAACCGACAACGAGATCAAGAATCTATGGAACTCGAATATAAAGAAGAAGCTGAAACAAAGAGGCATTGATCCAAACACACACAAACCCATCTCCGAAGTTGACAGAGACAAGCCAACAACAAGCAGCAACGACCACATGTCTCTTAGTTCCTCCTCTGCGACTAACCAAGACTTCTTTCACGTAAGGCCATCTGATTTCTCCGACTACTTCAACGCCAACCTCGGACTCTCGGTTGAGTCTTCCCTCTGCTCCATGGTTCCGGTGCAGTTTAGCACCGGAAACATGGATGGCTCTGTGTTTCAGACGCACTCTTGTGTTAAGCCTTCGATTAGTTTTCCTCCGGACAACAGTTCGAGTACTGATCACGCAGCACCTAACTGGGAGTTTCAGACAAACAACACCTCGAGTTTCACCGACAACGGTGGTTTCACATGGTCAGTCCCAAATCTTTCTCCTTCTCTAGTCAAACCTAATCATAACTTCGAGGAATTGAAATGGTCAGAGTATTTGAACACACCGATCTCTCTACCGGTCTTCGTCAAATCAGAGGCAGATTACTTAGCCAATGTTTCGAGCTTGGCAGATCCTTGGAGCCAAAGCCAGAACGAGAGTTTGAGCACACCTGAAGCAAGTGACGTGTTCTGCAAGGACCTTCAGAGAACGGCTGTCTCTTTTGGTCAGTCCCTttag
- the LOC103843348 gene encoding transcription factor MYB61-like isoform X2: MRHSCCYKQKLRKGLWSPDEDEKLLNHITHHGHGCWSSVPKHAGLQRCGKSCRLRWINYLRPDLKRGAFSQDEENLIVELHAVLGNRWSQIAAKLPGRTDNEIKNLWNSNIKKKLKQRGIDPNTHKPISEVDRDKPTTSSNDHMSLSSSSATNQDFFHVRPSDFSDYFNANLGLSVESSLCSMVPVQFSTGNMDGSVFQTHSCVKPSISFPPDNSSSTDHAAPNWEFQTNNTSSFTDNGGFT, translated from the exons ATGAGACATTCTTGCTGTTATAAACAAAAGCTGAGAAAAGGGCTTTGGTCTCCAGATGAAGACGAGAAGCTTCTCAACCACATCACCCATCACGGTCATGGCTGCTGGAGCTCTGTTCCTAAACATGCCG GTTTGCAGAGATGTGGTAAAAGTTGCAGATTGAGATGGATCAATTACTTGAGACCTGATTTAAAGAGAGGAGCTTTCTCTCAAGACGAAGAGAATCTCATCGTTGAGCTTCATGCAGTTCTTGGAAACAG atgGTCACAGATTGCAGCTAAACTACCGGGAAGAACCGACAACGAGATCAAGAATCTATGGAACTCGAATATAAAGAAGAAGCTGAAACAAAGAGGCATTGATCCAAACACACACAAACCCATCTCCGAAGTTGACAGAGACAAGCCAACAACAAGCAGCAACGACCACATGTCTCTTAGTTCCTCCTCTGCGACTAACCAAGACTTCTTTCACGTAAGGCCATCTGATTTCTCCGACTACTTCAACGCCAACCTCGGACTCTCGGTTGAGTCTTCCCTCTGCTCCATGGTTCCGGTGCAGTTTAGCACCGGAAACATGGATGGCTCTGTGTTTCAGACGCACTCTTGTGTTAAGCCTTCGATTAGTTTTCCTCCGGACAACAGTTCGAGTACTGATCACGCAGCACCTAACTGGGAGTTTCAGACAAACAACACCTCGAGTTTCACCGACAACGGTGGTTTCACATG A
- the LOC103843349 gene encoding transcription factor PIF3, translating into MPLFELFRLSKAAQDNNTSPPVDEVVELVWENGQVSTQSRSKNTPPPHQGASSRPREVGNSSKTTIMDEIPMSVPSLMTGLSQDDDFVPWINHHHPHQSLDGYCSEFLQEEEMALFQRRNNSNESAPPPPAAASSSQHNGFQSHSLYGTDRAREPLVTSNKPGLINFSHFLRPATLGKSPNNNADRSKEKSPQSPPKVFQTKVLGAKEVLNESVASAMPKDSQKACLVSEDSGRKEQESEKAVVCSSVGSGNSLDGASESPSLSVKRKHSDVQDIDCHSEDVEGESGDGRKEAAPSRTGTGSKRSRSAEVHNLSERRRRDRINEKMRALQELIPNCNKVDKASMLDEAIEYLKSLQLQVQIMSMASGYYMPPVMFPPGMGHYPAAAAAMAMGMGMPYAMGLPDMSRAGPSVNHGPQFQVPGMQQPVGMAIPRVSGGGFFTGSSSTMEMNKSDNGSTRDLSGGTKDETMTENNNGLRPIKRKQTSSDQFCGSS; encoded by the exons ATGCCTCTGTTTGAGCTTTTCAGGCTCTCCAAAGCTGCTCAAGACAATAACACTTCTCC ACCTGTAGATGAAGTTGTTGAGCTTGTTTGGGAGAACGGTCAGGTTTCAACTCAAAGCAGATCAAAGAACACTCCTCCACCACATCAAGGAGCCTCTTCTAGACCTAGAGAGGTCGGAAACAGCTCAAAGACAACAATAATGGACGAGATCCCTATGTCGGTTCCCTCTCTAATGACGGGTTTGAGTCAAGACGATGACTTTGTCCCATGGatcaatcatcatcatcctcatcaaTCCTTGGATGGATACTGCTCTGAGTTCTTACAAGAGGAGGAGATGGCGTTGTTTCAGAGAAGAAACAATAGCAATGAAtcagctcctcctcctcctgctgCTGCTTCTTCGTCTCAGCACAACGGTTTTCAATCACATTCTCTCTATGGAACTGATAGAGCTAGAGAACCGTTAGTCACAAGCAACAAGCCTGGTTTGATCAACTTTTCGCACTTCTTACGCCCTGCAACTTTGGGGAAGAGTCCTAATAACAACGCTGATAGGTCTAAAGAGAAGAGTCCTCAAAGCCCGCCTAAAGTGTTTCAGACCAAAGTACTTGGAGCTAAAGAGGTTCTCAACGAGTCTGTTGCCTCTGCTATGCCTAAGGATAGCCAAAAGGCTTGCCTAGTTTCAGAAGACTCTGGTAGAAAGGAGCAGGAGAGTGAGAAGGCTGTTGTGTGTTCTTCTGTTGGGTCTGGTAATAGTCTTGATGGTGCGTCTGAAAGTCCTTCGCTTTCTGTTAAAAGAAAGCATTCTGATGTTCAGGATATTGACTGTCATAGTGAA GATGTTGAAGGAGAATCAGGAGATGGAAGAAAAGAAGCAGCTCCATCAAGAACAGGGACTGGTTCAAAGAGAAGCCGGTCGGCTGAAGTACATAATCTGTCTGAAAGG AGACGGCGTGATAGGATTAACGAGAAGATGCGTGCTCTTCAAGAACTCATACCAAACTGCAACAAG GTGGACAAAGCTTCAATGCTAGATGAAGCAATCGAATATCTCAAGTCACTTCAACTTCAAGTACAG ATCATGTCAATGGCTTCTGGTTACTACATGCCACCGGTCATGTTCCCACCGGGTATGGGCCATTACccggctgctgctgctgcaatGGCAATGGGTATGGGAATGCCTTATGCAATGGGCTTACCTGATATGAGCCGTGCCGGTCCCTCGGTTAACCACGGACCACAGTTCCAGGTCCCGGGGATGCAACAACCAGTGGGGATGGCGATTCCACGTGTTTCTGGTGGTGGTTTCTTCACGGGTTCTTCTTCAACGATGGAGATGAATAAGAGTGACAATGGTTCGACTAGAGACTTATCAGGTGGTACAAAAGATGAAACGATGACAGAGAACAACAATGGCTTGAGACCTATAAAGAGAAAACAGACGTCTTCTGATCAGTTTTGTGGATCGTCGTGA